One Solea solea chromosome 5, fSolSol10.1, whole genome shotgun sequence genomic window carries:
- the LOC131459846 gene encoding ribosyldihydronicotinamide dehydrogenase [quinone]-like, with product MAQKTVLVVYAHQSSASFNSAVRDVTVQELTQQGYRVIVSDLYTMNFKASATQDDIIGDLKNPELFKYGEETMHAWKEGRLSDDIVAEQRKVLEAELVIFQFPMYWFSVPAIMKGWIDRVLTQGFAFSLQNMYDKGVFKDKKAMLTFSTAATQKMFQPDGINGDINITLWPLQNGTLHFCGFQVLAPQIFWSPAHCPPAVRAAMLQGWQSRLKGLLAEKPLTFAPSELFDLSFQGGFSLWPKVKEEWESQSYGITTGHHLGKLLPPDNQTKAPPADDNQDKAS from the exons ATGG ctCAGAAGACGGTTCTGGTCGTTTACGCTCACCAGAGCTCGGCCTCGTTCAACTCAGCGGTTCGTGATGTGACGGTTCAGGAGCTGACGCAGCAGGGTTACAGGGTCATCGTGTCCGACCTGTACACCATGAATTTCAAAGCCAGCGCCACGCAGGACGACATCATCG GTGACCTCAAAAACCCAGAACTTTTCAAGTATGGGGAAGAAACCATGCACGCCTGGAAGGAAGGTCGCCTCAGTGACGACATCGTAGCCGAGCAGCGCAAAGTACTGGAGGCGGAGCTCGTCATCTTCCAG TTTCCCATGTACTGGTTCAGTGTTCCTGCCATCATGAAAGGCTGGATTGACAGGGTTCTCACACAAGGCTTTGCCTTCTCACTGCAAAACATGTACGACAAGGGTGTTTTCAAG GACAAAAAAGCCATGTTGACCTTCTCGACTGCAGCGACACAGAAGATGTTCCAGCCCGACGGGATTAACGGAGACATTAACATCACACTGTGGCCGTTACAG aacgGCACGCTGCACTTCTGTGGATTTCAGGTTCTTGCTCCTCAGATATTCTGGAGTCCGGCTCACTGCCCCCCCGCGGTGCGCGCAGCAATGCTACAAGGATGGCAGTCCAGACTCAAAGGACTGCTGGCAGAAAAGCCGTTGACCTTTGCCCCCAGTGAGCTGTTTGACCTGAGCTTCCAGGGTGGGTTCTCGCTCTGGCCCAAAGTGAAGGAGGAGTGGGAGTCACAGTCGTACGGCATCACCACAGGCCACCACCTCGGGAAGCTGCTGCCACCTGACAACCAGACCAAAGCTCCGCCTGCAGATGACAACCAAGACAAAGCCTCATAA